The bacterium DNA window CCGGTGACCGTCAGGCAATCCCCGTGCAGGAGCTTGGCGTCCAGCAGGAGCTTCATGACCGCCGGGATGCCGCCGATGCGGTCCAGGTCCGCCGCCACGTACTTGCCCGAGGGTTTCAGGTCGGCCAAGTGGGGCACTCTCTTCCCGATACGGTCGAAATCCTCCAGGGTCAGCTTCACCCCGATGGATTTGGCGATGGCGATCAGGTGGAGCACCAGGTTGGTGGAGCCTCCCAGGGCGAATCCCACGGTGATGGCGTTCTCGAAGGCCTTCTTGGTCATGATGTCCTTGGGGCGGATGCCTTTCTTCAGCATCTCCACCACCGCCTGGCCCGCGCGGTCGCAGATGACCCGCTTGGGTTCGCCGACCGCGGGCTGGCAGGAATCGTGGGGGAGGGCCATGCCCATCGCCTCGATGGCGGAGGCCATGGTGTTGGCCGTGTACATGCCGCCGCAGGAGCCGGGGCCCGGGATGGCGCATTTCTCGACCTGCTCCAGTTGGCGGTGATCGATCTTGCCCGCGCTGTATTGGCCCACCGCCTCGAAGACGGAAACGATGTCGAGCTGCTTGTCCCCGAGCTGGCCGGGGAGGATGGTGCCGCCATAGACGAAGACGGCGGGGATGTTCAGGCGCCCGATGGCCATCAGGCAGCCGGGCATGTTCTTGTCGCAGCCCCCGATGGCCACCAGCCCGTCGAAACGCTCGGCGTTGGAGACGGTCTCGATGGAGTCGGCGATGACCTCGCGGGAGACCAGGGAGAATTTCATGCCCTCGTGGCCCATGGCGATGCCGTCGGCCACCGTGATGGTGCCGAAGATCTGGCCGAAACCCTCGGCGGAGATGACCCCGCGCTTGATCCGGTCCGCCAGCTCGTTCAGGTGGAAGTTGCAGGGGGTCACCTCGCTCCAAGGGGAGGCGATGCCGACGATGGGCTTCTTGAAATCCGCGTCCTGGAACCCCACGGCCCGGAGCATCGCCCGGTTGGGGGACCGCTTGTCGCCTTCGGTCATCATGGAGGAGCGTTCGTTGAGTTTCTTGGTCATGGAAACCTCTCAAAAGGGTATAAACGAAAGGCATTTAACCACAGAGGTCACAGAGAGCACAGAGGGAAAATGATCTTAGTAAAAATATGGATAGAAAAGGCATTGGTACGACGATAGGGACTGATAACGGCGATGGATGGTAGGACTTATCAGAAATGACTGGTTTGATCGGCGTATAAAAATGGATCTGATCTTCTCTGCGTTCTCTGTGCCCTCTGTGGTTCGATCGTCTTCGTTTTACTTCGAGTTCTTTTCCAGGGTCTCCAAGAGCTCGCCGGTCACCGTGCCCAGGGCGATCTCCTCGACGGGTCCCCGCATGGTCAGTTCGAAATCGGGGCTCACCTTCAGGAAGAGGTCCCCGCCGGGCATGTGGAGCGTCAGGTCGCCGTCGGCGCGGCCGGTCTTCACGCAGACCGCCGCCACCGCGCAGGAGGAGGAGCCGGAGGCCAGCGTATAGCCCGCCCCGCGTTCCCAGATGCGGATGTCCACTTCCTTGCGGTTGCGGGGCACGGCGAACTGCACGTTGGTGCGGTTGGGGAAGAGGGGGTGCTTTTCCAGGATGGGGCCCACCTCATGGGCCATTTTCTCGGCGGTCTCGACGTCCTTCACGAAGACCACGCAATGGGGGTTGCCCATGGACACGCAATTGATCTCCAGACCCTCGCCATCCGGGAGGATGGGGAACTTCTTGCCCAAAACTTCGGAGTCCGTATTCGGGACGTTCACGGGGATCTCGCCGGCCTTGAAGTGGGCCTTGCCCATATCCACCGTCACCGAGGGGGCCTTGCCGAGCATCACGTGGAGCTGGGCCTGCACCTTTCCCCCGGCGGTCTCGATCTCGAAGAAGGTCTTTTCAGTGTAGCCGTGCTCGAAGAGGAACTTGCAGAAGATGCGAAGGCCGTTGCCGCTCTTCTCGGCCTCGCTCCCGTCGGGGTTGTAGATGCGGAGCTTCGCCAGCGATGAACCGCTCTTCTCCAGGGCCAGGATGCCGTCGGAGCCCACGCCCGTGTTTCGGTTGCAGACCCGGATGATGTTCTCGGGGGTCAGCTTGAAGGAGAGCACGGCCGGGTCCATGACGATGTAGTCGTTGCCTAAGCCGTGCGACCGGACGAATTGGTTCTTGGTGAGCATGGGAGGTCCTTTTGTGGAATGAGCGGATATTTTAAGGGGAAATACCTAAAAGTCATTTGGCTTTTCGAAGGATCGGGGGTGGGGTAAATTAATCGAGGCGCGTTCAAACGACCTGTTTTTTTGTTCAGGCCGCCCAGAGAGAATCCCATGACCGAAAAAGACGCAAAAGATTTTTTTGCCCAAAAGATCATCAGCGCGGCTGGATGGGAAAACATTCCGTTCGATGATTTGGAGCGGAAAATGCTTTATTGGTCGGCGGAACATGAAGATGCTGAATTGCAGGAAAAGTTCTCCTCCCTTCACGATGAAGTGGAATATGAAAAAAAAGTCCAGCGCCTTCTTCGGCAGTCCTTTGCACGCGATTTAAAAGAAAATGCCGAACAGGTCGCTGGATATAAAGATGCTTATATGGTATTGAGCCAAGGTGACCACTATCTATTGGTGATGCTCAATGATTCGATCGGGAACAAATTAAGGAAGTTTAGTTTTTTTGGTGGCTTGGATACGAGGAAAGAATTCCTGGATTTTTTTCAATATCTAAAGCCTCTTTTGAAGCCGGGGAAATCGCGCGGAAAGGCCGGGCTTGTTTTCAGAATAGTTATTGGTCTCGTTTCGCTGTGTTTTCTTTATTTACCGATTTTGGCTTTTGTTCAGCATGGAACGAGAGATTTTTCTAAAGCGGGGAGCGATTCGAACTTTTTAAAAATACTAACTTCGTTCGGATTGATATTAGGATTTATTTGTTATTGGGGCGAGGCGACGTTTAAATATATTCTCCCGTGGTGGATGTGGAGCCGGTTTAAATAACTCGTTTTATAGCGAAAATATTTGTGTAAGCCCCGTTCTTCCAATCCCTTTTCATAAGTTGGGCGGATGTGACGGGGCTGAGCTTCTTTTCCTTCTCTGAAATCTCCGACAATTTGAACCCTAGGGCCTGAAGAGTCGCTAGGAACTTCTTGGGATCGTTACCGCAAAGCTTGATGGAATCAGGCGAGAATTCGGTGATGAGCTTGAGGCCCTTTCCGGCCTTGATGGTTCTTTTCATCCCGGCCAAGGCCAGGGGCTCGGCGCCCTGGATGTCCATCTTGATGAAGTCCACTTTCCTTTTTTTCAAATAAGAATCCAAGGTCAGGGTCCCGATGGTCACGGATTCCCGCCCATCCCCCGAATCATAGACCCGGTGGTCGCCCCGGTTCTTAGGATTGAGGAACAGCTTGGTCTTTCCGTTCTTGTTCGAGAGGGCCTTGTTGACCAGCACCACGTTCTTGTAGCCGTTCTCTTCCACGTTCTTCTTGAGCAGTCCGAAGTTCGTCGGGTCGGGTTCAAAGGCATAAACACGGCCTTGGGGTCCCACCCGGCGCGCCGCCAGGAGCGTGTAGTAGCCGATATTGGCGCCCACATCCACCACGGTCTGGCCGGGCTTGATCTCTTTTTGGAACAACTCGGTCTCGAAGGGCTCATAGACCCCGCGCCTGCCCAATTCCAACGTGTCCTTGTCGTCCAGCCATAGGGTGTGGCCCAAGACCGCCACTTTCTTGGGTTTAAAAAGGCCGAACAGGAGGTCGTAGGTCCAGCGCAGGACCTTGATGCGGCCCAGTCCATGCCCGCCGATGGAGTAATAGATCCCCTGTAAAAGGGCATAGAAAGGGTTCCGCATGCCGAGGACCCGTCGCAGGTAAAAGCAGAAGCCGATCAAGGTCAGCAGGACCCAGGCCATGCCGCCGTAGAAGAGGGGCTTCGCCCACTTGGGCTCGAAACGGAACTCGACGGAATGTTTGCCCGCCGGAAGGTCCAGGGCCCTCAGGAAATGGTCCGCCGTGAAGATGTCCGCCGGTTGGCCGTCCACGAAGGCTTTCCAGCCGGGGAACATCACTTCACAGAAGACCACCAGGTTGGGCTTGTCCAGGCTCAACAGGAAGAATTGATGGTCGGTGTCCTCGGTGACCAAATGGCAATCGAGCTTCGCGGGGGAGCCCTTCACGGCATAGAAAAGGTCCCCGCCGGAGGCGACATAGGCTTGCTGGGCCGCGTCGAAACCAGGGGTCCGCATGGCGGCCAGGACCTTGTCGGGTGGTCGGCCATAGAGGACCTCGTCCGGAGCATAGGCCAGGGGAAGGGGTGGCTGGTGTCGGTAGAAATAGTATGGCCCGTGTCTTTCTTCGGCGAACCCGGGGATGGCGGCCAAGCGCGACCGGGAGAAGATCCCGCCGATGGCTCCCAATTGGAGCTGGGCCCGCAAGGGAAGGGCGATGATGTCCTGCTTGGCCCTCAGGACCAATGGGTTATAGCCGCCCCAGTTCTTGACCTTCAGGACGCAGGAGGCGTTCTGAGGATAGGCCAGCAGGTAGGGCCGTCCCCCGACCTGGATGGGGTAGCCCGTCCGGGTGTCGAAGAAGACGACCCTTTGAGGTCCCAGTTCTTGGGCGGCTTCCGGGATCCCTTTCGAGTTTTCCCGGAAATCGAAATTGGAAACGGGCCCGGGCTGGAAATCGTCCCAGCCGCTCAGGAGCAAGGGCGCGACCAGTCCCAGGGCCATCAGGCCCCTTCCCCAACCCGTGATCCTTGGCCGCCAGGCCGCCAGGAAGATCCCCAAAAGGACCGATCCCAAGGCGATCAACTCGAATCGGTCCGGGGATGGACGCCAAAGGGCGGCGAGATAAAGAACGAGCCCATAGACCAGGGCGGAATGGAAGAACGGTTTGGAGAGGCGCGGCCCCTCCTTTCCGTCCTCGAAGGCCCCTTCGAAACCGAAGGCGACCAAGGCGGCCATGGGCAGGACGA harbors:
- the ilvD gene encoding dihydroxy-acid dehydratase, whose protein sequence is MTKKLNERSSMMTEGDKRSPNRAMLRAVGFQDADFKKPIVGIASPWSEVTPCNFHLNELADRIKRGVISAEGFGQIFGTITVADGIAMGHEGMKFSLVSREVIADSIETVSNAERFDGLVAIGGCDKNMPGCLMAIGRLNIPAVFVYGGTILPGQLGDKQLDIVSVFEAVGQYSAGKIDHRQLEQVEKCAIPGPGSCGGMYTANTMASAIEAMGMALPHDSCQPAVGEPKRVICDRAGQAVVEMLKKGIRPKDIMTKKAFENAITVGFALGGSTNLVLHLIAIAKSIGVKLTLEDFDRIGKRVPHLADLKPSGKYVAADLDRIGGIPAVMKLLLDAKLLHGDCLTVTGRTVAENLKLATPLSKNQPIISPLDKPLYPTAPMVILKGNLAPEGAVAKISGLKVVTHTGPAKVFNGEEAAFAAIEKRRIKAGDVVVIRYEGPKGGPGMREMLAITAALVGQGLGEKVGLITDGRFSGGTHGLVVGHIAPEAQVGGPIGLIQNGDRITIDANKKKLELHVPAAELKKRQKKWKPIPNPYPKGVLGKYVKLVASASEGAVTDEF
- the dapF gene encoding diaminopimelate epimerase, whose translation is MLTKNQFVRSHGLGNDYIVMDPAVLSFKLTPENIIRVCNRNTGVGSDGILALEKSGSSLAKLRIYNPDGSEAEKSGNGLRIFCKFLFEHGYTEKTFFEIETAGGKVQAQLHVMLGKAPSVTVDMGKAHFKAGEIPVNVPNTDSEVLGKKFPILPDGEGLEINCVSMGNPHCVVFVKDVETAEKMAHEVGPILEKHPLFPNRTNVQFAVPRNRKEVDIRIWERGAGYTLASGSSSCAVAAVCVKTGRADGDLTLHMPGGDLFLKVSPDFELTMRGPVEEIALGTVTGELLETLEKNSK
- a CDS encoding FkbM family methyltransferase; translation: MNRPKPDTGSSSPLLYLGVALIAFFHCLFLGQAYFDNDLLAQFGPWRAFLKDQLAQGHFPLWNPYHLGGQPFFADPQSMTLYPATWLTLPFSLTLGMTLFSAFHLFWGAWGTDLWLGALGLSRRSRRLGALTFALSGFFWIEIIHPPVIAAFAWLPWCFFLAERLTQEPKAPRAFWLGLVFTNLFLAGSPQVSLGAFYALVGYLLWRGWKARTRPNLRVLALLVWGLLPLLLQAIPGLEFISRCDRGTAGQAYEASTRYPLDPRTLYQFLLPRFGLPQGQAMAEALQVGSDPRDSGMIGNFGYLGIWAPFLAFWAFRRKGPAPALGLGLWAAAALLLSLGRYSPLHRVLCQLLPGVSYVHVPYRFLFLFVLPMAALVAFGFEGAFEDGKEGPRLSKPFFHSALVYGLVLYLAALWRPSPDRFELIALGSVLLGIFLAAWRPRITGWGRGLMALGLVAPLLLSGWDDFQPGPVSNFDFRENSKGIPEAAQELGPQRVVFFDTRTGYPIQVGGRPYLLAYPQNASCVLKVKNWGGYNPLVLRAKQDIIALPLRAQLQLGAIGGIFSRSRLAAIPGFAEERHGPYYFYRHQPPLPLAYAPDEVLYGRPPDKVLAAMRTPGFDAAQQAYVASGGDLFYAVKGSPAKLDCHLVTEDTDHQFFLLSLDKPNLVVFCEVMFPGWKAFVDGQPADIFTADHFLRALDLPAGKHSVEFRFEPKWAKPLFYGGMAWVLLTLIGFCFYLRRVLGMRNPFYALLQGIYYSIGGHGLGRIKVLRWTYDLLFGLFKPKKVAVLGHTLWLDDKDTLELGRRGVYEPFETELFQKEIKPGQTVVDVGANIGYYTLLAARRVGPQGRVYAFEPDPTNFGLLKKNVEENGYKNVVLVNKALSNKNGKTKLFLNPKNRGDHRVYDSGDGRESVTIGTLTLDSYLKKRKVDFIKMDIQGAEPLALAGMKRTIKAGKGLKLITEFSPDSIKLCGNDPKKFLATLQALGFKLSEISEKEKKLSPVTSAQLMKRDWKNGAYTNIFAIKRVI